Genomic DNA from Oncorhynchus tshawytscha isolate Ot180627B linkage group LG04, Otsh_v2.0, whole genome shotgun sequence:
tatgtgtcgggggctagggtcagtttgttatatctggagtacttctcctgtcctattcggtgtcctgtgtgaatctaagtgtgcgttctctaattctctccttctctctctcggaggacctgagccctaggaccatgccccaggattacctgacatgatgactccttgctgaccccagtccacctggccgtgctgctgctccagtttcaactgttctgccttcttattattcaaaCATGCtgataatttatgaacatttgaacatcttggccatgttctgttataatctccacctggcacagccagaagaggactggccaccccacatatgctctctctaattctctctttttttctctctctcggaggacctgagccctaggaccatgccccaggactacctgacatgatgactccttgctgtccccagtccatctgaccgtgctgctgctccagtttcaactgttctgccttattattatacgaccatgctggtcatttatgaacatttgaacatcttggccatgttctgttataatctccacccggcacagccagaagaggactggccaccccacatagcctggttcctttctaggtttcttcctatgttttggcctttctagggagtttttcctagccaccgtgcttctacacctgcattgcttgctgtttggggttttaggctgggtttctgtacagcactttgagatatcagctgatgtacgaagggctatataaataaatttgatttgatttgagatgccaCTGATTCACATAGCCTATGTCTCTCCTTATGATACTGTTTCTTACCTGGGAGCCCTGAGATCTTCTCTGTCCTCTGGCCTCTACCCTGTGCCCCTGGGGCTCTGAGTCCTGGGGGAACCAGGTCTGCTCCATGGGGGACCCAGGGCTGTGGGGCTCTCTCCTGGGGAAGGATGGTTCACTGGGCATACCAGACCAGCGTCTCTCTGGGACCAGGATGGGGGCCGTGGCCCTGTCCTCCAGCCCGTGGAGGAGCTGCTCCAGGCTGGGTTTATTGGCAGGCTTCCTGGGTGGCTCTGGTCCAGCCATGGGCCTATCCACTGATTCCTCGTCGATGCTTAGCCTCTGCTCCCACAGGTCCTGCTGAGAGGGGGCCCACACAGTACTGGGTCGCCCCACTGCGCCCTCGGGAGCCCTCCTATAGCCACCTTCCCTTTCTGGAGAGTGGGGGTGGGATCTCACCCCATTACCTGGGTCTGAGCCCTGGATGCCAGTAACAGGGAACACCTCTCTAGTGGGCAAGGGTTGTGTCTCGGTCTGGGACCTGAATGAGTCTATGTCCAGGATACCAGGTCTGTAGTGGTCATCTGCCCAGGGAGAGGGCTGCTTCCATCGGACACTAGGGGAGTGGGGACTGCCTCTGGAGTGCAGGTCACCCAAAGACCAGCACCCAGAGTCTAGATCCAGCATTTTAGGTCTGAGAGGTAAAGAGTCCAGCACCCCCATCTcttggttctctctcctctgcctctccatgattctctgtctctctgcctcctcttgtatGGCTACCTGTCtcatcttctcctgctcctctctctccatcttttccCTTAGTCTCTGCTTTCCAAGCTCATGAAgcagttgtctctctctctcattctgcttcTGTTTTTCAAACTCAAACAGttgtcttctctccatctcctttattCTCTCCAGTTCttctaccctctgtctctctgtctctaactcccTTTTTCTATCCCTCTGGTTTTCCAATTCCTGTCTCTCAAAGTCCAactgtttctgtctctgcctctccaacTCACTCTGTTTTTGTCTTTCCAGATCgcgttgcctctctctctccaactcactCTGTTTTTGTCTTTCCAGATCgcgttgcctctctctctccaactctctctgttTTTGTCTTTCCAGATCgcgttgcctctctctctccaactctctctgttTTTGTCTTTCCAGATCgcgttgcctctctctctccaactctctctgttTTTGTCTTTCCAGATCgcgttgcctctctctctccaactctctctgttTTTGTCTTTCCAGATCgcgttgcctctctctctctaactcttgcactctttccctttccaactctctctgtctgtcttcctcctgTTGTATGGCTTGCTGTCtcatcttctcctgctcctctctctccattttctctcttAGTCTCTGCGTTTCAAGCTCCAGAAGctgttgcctctctctctcaatctgctTCTGTTTTTCAAACTCAAACATTtgccttctctccatctccttaaTTCTCTCcaacttcttctgtctctctaattctaactgtctctgcctctccttttcaaactctttctgtctctctaagtctaactgtctctgcctctccttttcaaactctttctgtctctccaacTCGATCTGGCTCTCCCTCTGTAGCTCGTGCCATCGCTGTCTTTCcagctctctttgtctctcactcAGACTCTCATTCTCCAACTCATTGTGTCTTTCTCTTTCTAATTCTTGtagcttttccttctctctctttcttgcatATTCTAACGgtttctgtctctccatgtcCAGCTGTGTCCGTTTCTCCCTCTCAAACTCCTTGCTCTCCCTCTGccattctttctccctctccaactCTTTTACTTTCTCAAGGTcgacttgtttttgtttttctattcCCAGCTGCtccctccatgtctgtctgtcccatgccgttcctctctccctttcctgtgTTTGATTCCGCTCCATCAGTTCTTCTTGTTGTTGACCTTGGGAGCTTTTTCCAAAAGCTTCATCTAGAGAGGGGTTCCTTCGTACTTGTAAGACCTTCCCTTGAGAGCCCCATTGTCCAGACTTCATAGAGAAATTGTCAAAGGGAACTTCCACGTtccctctctcggtttcctcgtCCCCAACGGATACAGCTTCCTGGATCTGACCAGTCAGAGCAAAGTAGGTGGCCCTGGGCTTGGGTGGCTGCTCATCTGCCTCCAGCATTTTCAACCGCTTCGGTGCtgccacttcctctctctccctctcctgttctctcggCTTCTCCCTGTCTACATCCATTTGCATCCTCCTCTCCGCttcgctctgcctctctttctcatcctcctttctctccctctccttttcccttcctttctctacctctgcCTCCCTATCCATCTCAGTGGTATTCCACTTCTGCAGAACTCCAACCCTCAGGTAGTGTGGTCCCTGTTCCTGTTGGGAGGCTGGTGCTCTCCTTTGAGCCAAACTGAGGACTCCTTGGACTTGAGCATGCCTCTCCTCCACTGGCTCAGCCCTGGCTGACCGATTCCCCTCAGAACGCCTGGAACGGAGGGTCATGGCTTTGTCCTCGAGCTGAGCCAAAGGGACACTCTCACTAacggctctcctctctcccaccgcTTGCACAGTGTCAAACAAGTGCTCTACAAGAAGTGGACTGGAGGGAGACACAGGCTTGCGGTAGGTGGCGGTGACCAGGCTGCCGTCGTTCTCCCCATCCCCAAGTTTGAGGGACACACTTCTCTTGGGACAGCCCTTTGTGGCACTCTGTGCCCTATCCTCCTCCATCACCAGCACGCTGTGTTTCTCCACCACATTCTCAAACAGGGCTGCTCGCACCGTCTGTGCCCCACTGCTGGGGCAGCTCTCCATCCATCGCCCTGCCTCAGTCAGTACTGCTGAATGGTCAGAGGTGGTCTGGGGGGGCTGCTCTTGTATGCCTCGGATGTCGTCATCCACCTTTTTTTGGTCACTGAAGGTGTAAACGGAGTCCTCCACCTAAAAATAAGTAATTTAGTGAGTTTGGTTACATTAAGTCAGACAGTCTGTGGGCACTTCTGCAATAATCCTTATGAGCACTGCCTTGACAAGTTGCATGTCATCTCAAATCAAGCTTTCTTCAATATTTATTCACTGGTTATTAATTTACTTATGAGTGCTCATGTCAATAAACTTAACTATGGATAAGAAATTGGTAAGGGGACAATTTTCTTATAGCTGAAAGTCAATATCATCTGCCATTGTCTTTCAAGAAATTAATTTCAACAGATACACTTAGCTGGTGGATAATACAAGATCTGGGAGTGAACGTGTCCGTTTGACAAATAGTCCGATTTGTTTTAAATATTACataaggacagagaaagagagcgtgaTACAAAGTGAAGTGACTGAGCGAGGCATTGTGTCTGGGAAGAAAGGGGATCCCACTCCTATTGGTTGGGTCCATAAAAGTAGGTGTGATGCTGATGTGGTAATCAAAGCCTCTCCATGTTGACCTTTACCCCAGTGCTTCACTCCCCGCATGTTTCATAACCAACACACAGAACCAGCAGAGATGACGAATGCCCCAGGTTAGGTTTCACAGTTCTTTGTACCTCTGTGGCAGTGGTGTTCCTTTTCGCTTCCATGCCCCATTTTCCTATGGGACATGCTTTCCCATAACTAGAGCAAAGACTGATTAGGAGAAAATGTTGTGTCCAGGTTGTTTGAGAGACGAATTGCAAAATCAGAATTTTCCTTGAACATAGTCCTTATAGTGGAAACGTTGCACGAAGATCAAGTTATTTTTGGGGGCTTACAGTGGCAAACACAGAAACtatataaatacataacattttCAAAAATCGAAACTAGTaaaaaaaacaatgaaataaaGGAATATAGAGTGGggccaaaaagtatttagttagccaccaattgtgcaagttctcccacttaaaaagatgagagaggcctgtaattttcatcgtaggtacacttcaactatgacagacaaaatgagacaaaaatattcagaaaatcacattgtaggatttttaaagaatttatttgcaaatgatggtggaaaataagcatttggtcaataacaaaagtttatctcaatacttcgttatatatcctttgttggcaatgacagaggtcaaatgttttctgtaagtcttcacaaggttttcacacactgttgctggtattttggcccattcctccatgcagatctcctctagagcagtgatgttttggggctgttgctgggcaacatggactttcaactccctccaaagattttctatggggttgagatctggagactggctaggccactcgaggaccttgaaatgcttcttacgaagacactccttcgttgcccgggcggtgtgtttgggatcattgtcttgctgaaagacccagccacgtttcatcttcaatgcccttgctgatggaaggaggttttcactcaaaatctcacgatacatggccccattcattctttcctttacacggatcagtcgtcctggtccctttgcagaacaacagccccaaagcatgatgtttctacccccatgcttcacagtaggtatggtgttctttggatgcaactcagcattctttgtcctccaaacacgacgagttgagtttttaccaaaaagttatattttggtttcatctgaccatatgacattctcccaatcttcttctggatcatccaaatgctctctagcaaacttcagacgggcctggacatgtactggcttaagcagggggacacatctggcactgcaggatttgagtccctggcggcgtagtgttttactgatggtagactttgttactttggtcccagctctctgcaggtcattcactaggtccccccatgtgcttctgggatttttgcttaccgttcttgtgataattttgaccccacaggttgagatcttgcgtggagccccagatcgagggagattatcagtggtcttgtatatcttccatttcctaataattgctcccacagttgatttcttcaaaccaagctgtttacctattgcagattcagtcttcccagcctggtgcaggtatacaattgtgtttctggtgtcctttgacagctctttggtcttggccatagtggagtttggagtgtgactgtttgaggttgtggacaggtgtcttttatactgataacaagttcaaacaggtgccattaatacaggcaacgagtggaggacagaggagaatcttaaagaagaagttacaggtctgtgagagccagaaatcttgcttgtttgtaggtgaccaaatacttattttccaccacaatttgcaaataaattcattaacaatcctacaatgtgattttctggattttttcccctcattttgtatgtcatagttgaagtgtacccatgatgaaaattacaggcctctctcatctttgtaagtgagagaacatgcacaattggtggctgactaaatacttttttgccccactgtactgtaTTCACAAAGCTTTAAATAAGTTAACACCATCTTCAAATGTtgctcaaacaaacaaacagtgaccGTAAAACAAGACAGGAAACAAAAAGTACAAGCACTTACCAATCCCCCAGTGTTGTGACCTACCTCATCATTTAACAGGCTGATTCAATTTATCTATCAACATCTTTGGTAATTTGCCAGTAAACTCAGATGGGAATTAGTAAATTGCTGGAATGGTTCTCATTCTGTTTTATAGCAAACGATACCACTTTATTTTGTGTCACTAGCTAAGTTTCcttccaattggtgacagattttcatgcataTATTCAagaatctgcataaaaacaatttGCATTTCCCACGAGAGATGCTTTTCCATCAAtttgacttgttgtggataaaaggctgtgcgtgatgacatagtacacataAAAATAACTTCTGCGGTTaaatttccattaaaaaaatacaagtgAAAAGGGTTTCCATCACATTTAACTCCACTGATGGTTTTCTCACGACAAAAAAGGATTGCGTTAAAtatgcccactctggtattgtgACGTGCGTCCTGACCACACATcatacctaccactttgaagatgcaaaatatatatttttattgtgaaacaagaaaaaaattacaaaaaactGAAATCCCCCCccgaagtcaatactttgtagagccaccttttgcagcaattactgcTGCAggtctctcaggatctctctctataagcttggcacttctagccactgagatttttgcccattcttcaaggcaaaactgcttcagctccttcaagttggatgggttcctgctggtgtacaaaaatctttaagtcataccacagattctcaattggattgaggtctgggctttgactaggccattccaagacatttaaatgtttccccttaaaccactcgattgttgctttagcagtatgcttagggtcattgtcctgctggaaggtgaacctccgtcccagtctcaaatctctggaagacggaaacaggtttccctcaagaatttccctgtatttagcaccatccatcattccttcaattctgaccagtttcccagtccctgctgatgaaaaacattcccacagcatgatgctgccaccaccatgcttcactgtggggatttGGTGaccaccaaatgtgtttgcttaaagaaaaaaataagcaatggcttttttctggcccctcttccataaagcccagccctgtggagtgtacggcttaaagtagtcctatggacagatactccaatctccactgtggagctttgcagctctttcagggttatctttggtctctttgttgcctttctgattaatgccctccttgcctggtccgtgggcagccctctcttggcaggtttgttgtggtgccatattctttccattttttaataatggatttaatggtgctccatggggtgttcaaagtttctgatatttttttataacccaaccctgatctgtacttttccacaactttgtccctgacctgtttggagagctccgtGATCTTCATGGttccgcttgcttggtggtaccccttgcttagtggtgttgcagactctggggcctttcagaacaggtatatatcttgtgacagatcatgtgacacttaaataaagtccacctgtgtgcaatctaactaattaagtgacttctgaaggtaattggttgcaccagatcttatttaagggcttcatagcaaaggggatgaatacatacgcacacaccacttttcagttaacttttttgaaacaagtaattttttaaatttcacttcaccaattttgaatATTaagtgtatgtccattacatgaaatccatataaaaatccatttaaattggAGGTTgttatgcaacaaaataggaaaaacgccaagggggtgaagacttttgcaaggcactgtatttgtcctgtttcacataTGTACAAGTGTGCAACCTGTACAAGTATGTGTGTGAAATGGAAACATGTTgttttgcatatcccactccccctgagacaccctcagagtgGGGTCGCGGCCAGGGATCAGTCATTATTAACGGCGAtgctggagcaattagggttaagtgccttgctcaagggcagatcagatttttcaccttgtcggaaATTCGAACTAGCAACCATTACTGGTCCAACTCTTTAACCGCTATGCTACCTGCCACACATCATGATATTTATTTGAAAGCAGCATCAAGCTAAATCACTttacactttcaccaccctgtgaagttcatcataacgtatttcatctgtagcttaataaactgcatgctttcccaacTCGTAGTAGGAAGACCACACAACATGCCATCACGTGACttcaagtttacttcgatataatggttattatatcaatatttgcagaTAAAAACATTTACACCGCCATTTCTTGTATAATTAATTATACcgacaaaaagatcccaccttgtattttgttttgtcgacattggTCAAGTTTACAGACAACTTAGCTGTTTCCATCGGGCGTGTTGTGACATTTATCAGACATTTTATCTGTACTTCActcacataaaaaggttggatggaaacctggttaatgaAGACCTGGGATTAAAAATCTAATTCGCATTTGGAGAAACAGCACCACTGTTCGTCGCAGcgcctttgtttttgttttgaagtGAGGAGTGTCTGGCAGCGTGGTGTTTTGAGGTGAGGAGTGTCTGGCAGGTGAGGAGTGTCTGGCAGTGTGGTGTTTTGAGGTGAGGAGTGTCTGGCAGGTAAGGAGTGTCTGGCAGCGTGGTGTTTTGAGGTGAGCAGTGTCAGGCAGCGTGGTGTTTTGAGGTGAGGAGTGTCAGGCAGCGTGGTGTTTTGAGGTGAGGAGTGTCTGGCAGCGTGGTGTTTTGAGGTGAGGAGTGTCTGGCAGGTGAGGAGTGTCTGGCAGTGTGGTGTTTTGAAGTGAGGAGTGTCTGGCAGCGTGGTGTTTTGAGGTGAGGAGTATCTGGCAGCGTGGTGTTTTGAGGTGAGGAGCATCTGGCAGCGTGGTCAAAAAAAATTGCAGTACATATTCTGCTGTTCTATCTTATAAAACAGTGTtggttgtttgcagtaacttcattgttgttgtaatatcgcaaacAAACATGGCAGTTTCACCAAGTAAGGATTCTAGCTTGAACTGTTACCTCGTTGCTTGCCTATCATAGACAGTAGTGTTTCAACTGGGTTTGCCTGGTAGGCAGAGGAGTTTGAACAATTCTCACTGCAATCCTACACCAAACCACCTACACCAGATTAACCTAAGCAAATCCCAGAGCCTCTCTTACCCTCCTTTGAGGATCAGTGTCACTCTCATGGCGGTCTGTTGCCTCATTGGGGGAGGGAATGCCGAGGTCTGTGGACCTCTCAGAGCCAAGCCTGATGAAGAGAAACACACATATCACATAAGACATGCCAATGGGAGAAACATAAAAGGACTGATAGTGTGGTGAGGAGCTCCTACcttttggtcaggtcagggggCAGAGGGTGGGACTTGAACTGTGGTTTAACAGCAGGGGTCTGGGCTGGTGGTGAAACAGTATCTTCAGTAAGCTTCCTGGTTCGCTGGTTAACAAAATCCAATGTTACATCTGCCTCTTGGATGGGCTGTACTGGAGAGTTAGACCCTGGTCTTTGGGCAGCAACACGGagaggaaccacaggagaggaagaagaggaggaatcaAGCAAGAGACTGATCCGTCTCTTAATGCTGCCTCCACCCTttccctcatcatcctcctcctcctcttcttcctctgttttcttctttctccctcctacGAGGGCTGAGGGCTTGCTGTCTGGGGCCGATGGTGTAACATTGGTCCCCTCTgctcccttcttcttctctgtccTCCGTAGCGGTTCCACTGGAGTGTTTTCCTTGCTGTCGGTCTTGGCAGGTCGGCCGTGGTGCAGCGACAGGCCAATGGACTCAAACTTGGAGGTGAGGTCGGCTGAGAGGGGACGTCTCACTGCCCAGCGAGCAGCTGGGGTGGGCGACTCAGCCTGAGTGGGAGAGGGCAGGAAGATGGCTGACACAGGTCTGGGCCTGGAGGCTCTAGACTGGGATCGGAGTTGAACTGTGACCTTGGGCCCTTCatcccccttcctttcctcctcatcTTGCCCTATCTGACTGAGGAAGCCCATAGACTTGGCTCTGGTCATAGAGGCTGCCCCAGCTCTGATACTGGATGCTGTTTTGTTCATTTCCTTCTCCGGTTTGGTGGATCCGGACCATTCTGCTGAAGGCGGTTTCTTAGGGCCCCGTGAGTGGAACAAGCCTGCCGCAGCTGGCTTCTGACGTCGCACCGGTTGGGAGGGAGTTGGTTTGCTGGGGTCCCCAGGGGTTAGAAGAGGGGCGGGTTTGAAGGGCTGGGCTACAGGCTTCGTGGTTTGTCCCATGCTCAACTTATGAGAGGGTTTGTAGGAGTTAGGAGCAGGACAGCTGGGGTTGGTCGGCCCTGGCCTGTGTTTGCTGGTGACATTCGGCTGCTGAAGTTTTGGGGTGATgggtgagtcaggtttgtaagaaGTAGGGCGAGTGGGCACTGGTCGGGGGTTGGTATTAGGCTTAGGTGCAAGTATGGGCCGGATGGTGGGGTTTTTCTCCACAGTGAAAGGTTTGGGAGTGAGCCGTGGTTTGGGTGTAGGGACAGGCTTACTAGGCTCTGGAGTGATGATGAGGGAGGCCTGGGTGTTGGAGGGACCCTCCGTGAGGCTCTTGTTGCTGGAGTCAGACAGAGGGCTGAGGTGCAGTCGTCCCCCTACACCAATCCTTTCCACCTCCCCAGTCTGCACCTCCACTTGTGCAGCCATCCCTGTGGAAAAACACCTAGGGAGAGGAATGTACAAATCTCTATCAGCACCTTTGGCCATTAACTGTTGGTCTAGCAGTAAAACTATAAACAAAGTCCAATAAATAATCTATTCAGCGAGTCATACTGCCACTCCTTTCTCTGATGCAATGCACTGACTGTATTACGACTGGTGCATTCACATCAGGAACATGGGACAGAGGAAGTAAAGGCTGTCTTGGTTATCTGGCACTACTCTGGACTTTGCCTTGGGAGGCGTCATGCACCCAGAGATGTGGCTGGCTGCTCTAGAAGCAGATGGGCTGTTAAACACAGGCCATTCATTAGTATGGCAGGCCTcagccagggggagagggagagatccaTCACCTCTGGAGGGTTCAGTTCCCCGTGTACGGGGAAGCGTTCAGTTCCCTGGGTACGGTGAAAGGTTCAGTTCCCTGGCAGCAtcgtttccatctactgtttctCCATCTGCCGCGACTGGGTCTGACTCAGAGATAACCAGTACACAAAGTCTGAGACAACATCGtgagcttgggactataaggttctatctgtatTTTTGTCCAAATGTAATTATTGACATAGAAACAGTGAACTATATAGTACTctaaattcaaaataaaaatagCTGACACCAAACCAATTAGGGTTTGGAACTTTAAAGgcaattatctcagaatcatctttttgcagatagaaccttataatCCCAAGAACTCAAAATATCGATGTAGCTACAGGTGAGACAGCAGAAATCCTGCCAGCACAATGACCGTCTGACGCTCCTTTTGAAGATCTACAGTAATCTGAAGATTACAGAGCTGCACCAGACAGCAGTAACAGTGAGGCAGGAAGGCTCACTCTCCTATGAGTGTCATTGTCTTTTCCATTCAGTCAGTGTAGTAATGCAAGGCAGGTCTCGCCTATGGCAGTAAAAGGGGAATTCCATTGAAAAGCTACACAAGTAATTAGATatttgtctcctccccttctaaAGTGCTCTACTAGTACTGAGGCGGTCACTACAttatcagccggtgattgtcaaacaaatgaTTGTTGGTCTAAcagtaattgactgttaattaacgtACAGTAAACAGTCATTTCACATGTTCCCATCATCAAGAGGGAGAGCATTTCTCgcaacacccgcaataacatctgctaaatatgtgtatgtgaccaataacatttgatttgagag
This window encodes:
- the si:ch73-138n13.1 gene encoding trichohyalin isoform X3 gives rise to the protein MAAQVEVQTGEVERIGVGGRLHLSPLSDSSNKSLTEGPSNTQASLIITPEPSKPVPTPKPRLTPKPFTVEKNPTIRPILAPKPNTNPRPVPTRPTSYKPDSPITPKLQQPNVTSKHRPGPTNPSCPAPNSYKPSHKLSMGQTTKPVAQPFKPAPLLTPGDPSKPTPSQPVRRQKPAAAGLFHSRGPKKPPSAEWSGSTKPEKEMNKTASSIRAGAASMTRAKSMGFLSQIGQDEEERKGDEGPKVTVQLRSQSRASRPRPVSAIFLPSPTQAESPTPAARWAVRRPLSADLTSKFESIGLSLHHGRPAKTDSKENTPVEPLRRTEKKKGAEGTNVTPSAPDSKPSALVGGRKKKTEEEEEEEDDEGKGGGSIKRRISLLLDSSSSSSPVVPLRVAAQRPGSNSPVQPIQEADVTLDFVNQRTRKLTEDTVSPPAQTPAVKPQFKSHPLPPDLTKRLGSERSTDLGIPSPNEATDRHESDTDPQRRVEDSVYTFSDQKKVDDDIRGIQEQPPQTTSDHSAVLTEAGRWMESCPSSGAQTVRAALFENVVEKHSVLVMEEDRAQSATKGCPKRSVSLKLGDGENDGSLVTATYRKPVSPSSPLLVEHLFDTVQAVGERRAVSESVPLAQLEDKAMTLRSRRSEGNRSARAEPVEERHAQVQGVLSLAQRRAPASQQEQGPHYLRVGVLQKWNTTEMDREAEVEKGREKERERKEDEKERQSEAERRMQMDVDREKPREQEREREEVAAPKRLKMLEADEQPPKPRATYFALTGQIQEAVSVGDEETERGNVEVPFDNFSMKSGQWGSQGKVLQVRRNPSLDEAFGKSSQGQQQEELMERNQTQERERGTAWDRQTWREQLGIEKQKQVDLEKVKELEREKEWQRESKEFEREKRTQLDMERQKPLEYARKREKEKLQELERERHNELENESLSERQRELERQRWHELQRESQIELERQKEFEKERQRQLDLERQKEFEKERQRQLELERQKKLERIKEMERRQMFEFEKQKQIERERQQLLELETQRLREKMEREEQEKMRQQAIQQEEDRQRELERERVQELERERQRDLERQKQRELERERQRDLERQKQRELERERQRDLERQKQRELERERQRDLERQKQRELERERQRDLERQKQSELERERQRDLERQKQSELERQRQKQLDFERQELENQRDRKRELETERQRVEELERIKEMERRQLFEFEKQKQNERERQLLHELGKQRLREKMEREEQEKMRQVAIQEEAERQRIMERQRRENQEMGVLDSLPLRPKMLDLDSGCWSLGDLHSRGSPHSPSVRWKQPSPWADDHYRPGILDIDSFRSQTETQPLPTREVFPVTGIQGSDPGNGVRSHPHSPEREGGYRRAPEGAVGRPSTVWAPSQQDLWEQRLSIDEESVDRPMAGPEPPRKPANKPSLEQLLHGLEDRATAPILVPERRWSGMPSEPSFPRREPHSPGSPMEQTWFPQDSEPQGHRVEARGQRRSQGSQELNRMRSRSVSRRSAPPDSAVEGSLSRMRSRSTHRERGGQSWEQLKQNVDGEEGRDMDTLVHETDSQYGTWETGLHTDDSLTPATPTSDSHPSQSPRKPTPLYTPGEHVHTPPSDLDTPDGFSAQPEIQPLPFPEASTSLLDSSALRSRVQLSKMRGPRSRPSRVSRQTAALSVHPEGQATPTEDWRSRDSTEDKVKSSKKDSDSEEQARGADPHSAAASSQPQRVALFPGMDPSALMAQLKKRSDSDNQTEGPSTSSFQLSRSPKSPFLPRASRVLPPSGGKENGEEASPQWLRELKSKKRLSCLN